Genomic segment of Polycladomyces abyssicola:
ATTCTATCAGGCGGCCATGTTTAGTTATTGATATAACGCTCAAAGACAAAACCGAAATCCTTAATGCGATATTGCTTGGTGGCGTCCACCAGCCATTGGAAGGAAGCCTGGTTTAACTCTTTGAACTGATTGACCAATCCGCTTTCCGTGCTCGCCACTCGGCTCAGCGTTTGAGAAGCCAGTTCCAGGCTTTGTTTGGCGTAAGACAGTATTACTTCATTTTCGTGCGTGATTTCCGCGATTTTGATGAGTGCCTTGTACAAATCCTTCAACTCTTCCAGATGCTTTTTATGTACATCTATGGAGTAGTGCTGGGAACCGATGTGGAATTTGAGTTCCACGTCTAAGTCTACCGTACCGGCAGTTTC
This window contains:
- a CDS encoding PH domain-containing protein; this encodes MFGKVAADVLGLSDIGSVIYPKDYDKVDADDYLMHEDGEKIYFLIKSKSDEYCFTNKALIHLDGTSATSKKRVLRRYDYVTHKISNVVLETAGTVDLDVELKFHIGSQHYSIDVHKKHLEELKDLYKALIKIAEITHENEVILSYAKQSLELASQTLSRVASTESGLVNQFKELNQASFQWLVDATKQYRIKDFGFVFERYINN